In a genomic window of Myxococcus fulvus:
- a CDS encoding type VI secretion system Vgr family protein, with protein sequence MGMRRLSLELSLEGFDPTSFRVLRMEATEALSEGCRVQVEAETPEQVDLDALPGTPAALWMRFHDDSEDRPFHGVVTEAYLEATQSHAFRLVVVICAPVELLKLGRTSRIFQEQSVQEVVSSVLDDAGLGEASSWDLTEPPPTRVNVVQYNESDFAFMSRLLHSEGIAFAVHHEADGARLRFFDDSTRLEPIRGQSLLVDRDSSQLDDDVVIDLRDGRSMASDQVFLRDYDFKRPAVDLSATHSAESTTGREVYEHPGDFVEAAAGRTRARRLMERLRLGTRTLQGQSTCPRLEPGRTFCVTGHGRTESNVDLLITRVVHHASSEHDPERPGFYSNEVSAIPHTVPYRPVAAPPKPLIGGTQLAFVTGPSGEEIHTESFGRVKVRFPWDRSGLKDDRSSTWLRVGQLPLSGSLIIPRVEFELLVDFELGDFDRPFVAGHLYNAEHTPPYALPDGATRSSIQSATTGGGPGANELRFEDAAGAEEIFINASKDYTLLVDNDAEMTVANEERCSVGVDNTVNVGGNHYANVTGNRTLSVGANQDINVGGDYTDGVGGDLSVSVGGARMVQVGGDMAESIQGTLDRKVAAMQVVTALVAYTRKVVGASSTKVGAAWMELAGKSRLVSVSTNFTETIGALKFTKAKQMSVSCGAGYVMNAGVEKVKCGGSRTDTAKGLVAITAGGGMKVKATNITFSAENKLVLRGGACTVELLASGQINIKAPTVVIKNNKVLNQLLHKSS encoded by the coding sequence ATGGGGATGCGTCGACTGAGCCTGGAGCTGTCCCTGGAGGGGTTCGACCCCACCAGCTTCCGCGTCCTGCGGATGGAGGCCACCGAGGCCCTGAGCGAGGGCTGTCGGGTCCAGGTGGAGGCGGAGACGCCGGAGCAGGTGGACCTGGACGCGCTGCCGGGCACGCCAGCGGCCCTGTGGATGCGCTTCCACGACGACTCGGAGGACCGCCCCTTCCACGGCGTGGTGACCGAGGCGTACCTGGAGGCCACGCAGAGCCATGCCTTCCGGCTGGTGGTCGTCATCTGCGCCCCGGTGGAGCTGCTCAAGCTGGGCCGCACCTCGCGCATCTTCCAGGAGCAGAGCGTCCAGGAGGTCGTCTCCAGCGTCCTCGACGACGCGGGCCTGGGGGAAGCGTCCAGCTGGGATTTGACGGAGCCGCCCCCCACGCGCGTCAACGTGGTCCAGTACAACGAGAGCGACTTCGCCTTCATGTCGCGGCTGCTCCACTCGGAGGGCATCGCCTTCGCGGTGCACCACGAGGCGGACGGCGCGCGGCTGCGCTTCTTCGACGACAGCACCCGGCTGGAGCCCATCCGGGGGCAGAGCCTGCTGGTGGACCGGGACAGCAGCCAGCTCGACGACGACGTGGTCATCGACCTGCGCGATGGCCGGAGCATGGCCTCCGACCAGGTGTTCCTGCGCGACTACGACTTCAAGCGCCCCGCGGTCGACCTGTCCGCGACCCACAGCGCCGAGTCCACCACGGGGCGCGAGGTCTACGAGCATCCGGGTGACTTCGTGGAGGCGGCGGCGGGCCGCACGCGCGCCAGGCGCCTGATGGAGCGGCTGCGACTGGGGACGCGCACGCTCCAGGGCCAGAGCACCTGCCCGAGGCTGGAGCCCGGCAGGACGTTCTGCGTGACGGGGCATGGCCGGACCGAGTCCAACGTGGACCTGCTCATCACCCGGGTGGTGCACCACGCCTCCAGCGAGCACGACCCGGAGCGGCCCGGCTTCTATTCGAACGAAGTCTCCGCCATCCCCCACACCGTGCCCTACCGGCCGGTGGCGGCGCCGCCCAAGCCGCTCATCGGGGGCACGCAGCTCGCGTTCGTCACCGGGCCCTCGGGCGAGGAGATCCACACGGAGTCCTTCGGCCGGGTGAAGGTGCGCTTCCCGTGGGACCGCTCCGGACTGAAGGATGACCGCAGCTCCACGTGGCTGCGCGTAGGACAGCTTCCGCTCAGCGGCTCGCTCATCATCCCCCGCGTGGAGTTCGAGCTCCTGGTGGACTTCGAGCTGGGGGACTTCGACCGGCCATTCGTCGCGGGCCACCTCTACAACGCCGAGCACACGCCTCCGTACGCGCTGCCGGACGGCGCGACGCGCAGCTCCATCCAGAGCGCGACCACGGGCGGCGGACCGGGCGCCAACGAGCTGCGCTTCGAGGACGCGGCGGGCGCCGAGGAGATCTTCATCAACGCGTCCAAGGACTACACGCTGCTGGTGGACAACGACGCGGAGATGACGGTCGCCAACGAGGAGCGCTGCTCGGTGGGCGTGGACAACACGGTGAACGTGGGAGGCAACCACTACGCCAACGTCACCGGCAACCGGACGCTCAGCGTGGGCGCGAACCAGGACATCAACGTGGGGGGCGACTACACGGATGGCGTCGGCGGGGACTTGAGCGTGAGCGTCGGCGGCGCGCGCATGGTGCAGGTGGGCGGGGACATGGCCGAGAGCATCCAGGGCACCCTGGACCGGAAGGTGGCCGCGATGCAGGTGGTGACGGCGCTCGTCGCCTACACGCGCAAGGTGGTGGGGGCCTCCTCGACGAAGGTCGGCGCGGCCTGGATGGAGCTCGCGGGGAAGAGCCGGCTCGTGTCGGTGTCGACGAACTTCACGGAGACCATCGGCGCCCTGAAGTTCACCAAGGCCAAGCAGATGTCCGTCTCCTGCGGCGCGGGCTACGTGATGAACGCGGGCGTGGAGAAGGTGAAGTGTGGCGGCAGCAGGACCGACACGGCCAAGGGCCTGGTGGCCATCACCGCGGGAGGGGGCATGAAGGTGAAGGCCACCAACATCACCTTCTCCGCCGAGAACAAGCTGGTCCTCCGGGGCGGCGCCTGCACGGTGGAGCTGCTGGCCAGCGGGCAGATCAACATCAAGGCCCCCACCGTCGTCATCAAGAACAACAAGGTGCTCAACCAGCTGCTGCACAAGAGCTCCTGA
- a CDS encoding type VI secretion system Vgr family protein — MSDSPSAVSVTASIPGQRGDLVVHALRGEEEVSRRFVFELDLSTTELAPEEARGGFAHVVLEDAFGQVREVSGVVDRLDVVATDDPAQLVRYRLTLVPQPWLLAYRYGFRIFQALSVPDIVKAVFKDAGLEDKLFRWSLEGAYPQREYCVQYDESEWDFVCRLLEEEGIWFAFEHSADGHVMVLSDASESAEVMEPDALPFRYDASLGGDAVAVWDWRSGVRASISKVSLDDYDMLNPSKKLAADQLAEDSVQAEWYEYPGRYTQPADGKRLAKRRLEELRGRRKSARARTNAMTLAAGRRVSLVGHPFADGEYFITASRLHLRFHGQQEPGPLVDTGAAHCEVDFDVVPSSQVFRPRRETPRPRIQGLQTARVTGPSGQELHCDEHGRVKVQFHWDRDGMLDDKSSCWVRVTQAHTTGSVMIPRIGWEVLIEFVEGDPDRPVCLGRLYNPLNPPDYSLPAQKTVSGHRSNSSPGAGGSNEVSFDDSADSQRVYVNGAYDINIKAANDKSAKVAVNQKRTIGTNREMSVGANEKMAVKGLHNASVGKDHKVTVGANRAVKVSGIIGEEITGAVTLKVGGLENMQVGNPAQGLLESIESLALEAATALAGKAASRAEAALLGPLMPGLNAAREALGTAAELAGPAAALFGGDNTAVAVFGSEVGQLAEDGNLSLSNVMASGMAQAVSSGALTRGGGGASPRGGGTGGQGFGGFGGGSGGGGGASGSWDAPATENAGSDGGSGGGGVGGGGGGGGGGGGGGGGGGGGGGGGPGTWGTTVEGSVTEKIGALAVINAVTGVSFAVGGDSTETVGAARIELINGGKNEQVGIAKLETVGAYMVKVAKALAIDAKGAVAINVASQTQDITGGHSITAGAAGMVTAANLKLEASGKITLTCGASEVVIDSSGVAIKGALGVTIEGTSEIKMHPPAIMPG, encoded by the coding sequence ATGAGCGACTCGCCCTCGGCAGTGTCCGTCACCGCCAGCATCCCCGGTCAGCGCGGGGACCTGGTCGTCCACGCCCTGCGTGGAGAAGAAGAGGTGTCGCGGCGGTTCGTGTTCGAGCTCGACCTGTCGACGACGGAGCTGGCGCCGGAGGAGGCGCGCGGCGGGTTCGCCCACGTGGTGCTGGAGGACGCCTTCGGGCAGGTGCGCGAGGTGTCGGGAGTGGTGGACCGGCTCGACGTCGTCGCCACGGATGACCCGGCGCAGCTCGTGCGCTACCGGCTCACGCTCGTCCCGCAGCCGTGGCTCCTCGCGTACCGGTACGGCTTCCGCATCTTCCAGGCGCTGTCCGTGCCGGACATCGTGAAGGCCGTCTTCAAGGACGCGGGGCTCGAGGACAAGCTGTTCCGCTGGTCGCTGGAGGGCGCGTATCCCCAGCGTGAGTACTGCGTGCAGTACGACGAGTCCGAGTGGGACTTCGTGTGCCGGCTGCTCGAGGAGGAGGGCATCTGGTTCGCGTTCGAGCACAGCGCGGACGGGCATGTGATGGTGCTCTCGGACGCGAGCGAGTCCGCCGAGGTGATGGAGCCGGACGCCCTGCCCTTCCGCTACGACGCCTCGCTCGGAGGCGACGCGGTGGCGGTGTGGGACTGGCGCAGCGGCGTGCGCGCCAGCATCTCCAAGGTCAGCCTGGACGACTACGACATGCTGAACCCCTCCAAGAAGCTGGCGGCGGACCAGCTCGCCGAGGACTCCGTGCAGGCGGAGTGGTACGAGTACCCGGGCCGGTACACGCAGCCCGCGGACGGCAAGCGGCTCGCGAAGCGTCGCCTGGAGGAGCTGCGGGGACGGCGGAAGTCCGCGCGGGCTCGCACCAACGCGATGACGCTGGCAGCGGGCCGGCGCGTGTCGCTGGTGGGCCACCCCTTCGCGGACGGCGAGTACTTCATCACCGCCTCGCGCCTGCACCTTCGCTTCCACGGCCAGCAGGAGCCCGGTCCGCTCGTGGACACCGGCGCGGCGCACTGCGAGGTGGACTTCGACGTGGTGCCCTCCTCGCAGGTGTTCCGTCCCCGCCGTGAGACGCCGCGGCCGCGCATCCAGGGACTCCAGACGGCGCGAGTCACGGGGCCCTCGGGGCAAGAGCTGCACTGCGACGAGCACGGCCGCGTGAAGGTGCAATTCCATTGGGACCGTGACGGCATGCTGGACGACAAGTCGTCCTGCTGGGTCCGCGTCACGCAGGCGCACACCACGGGCTCCGTGATGATTCCCCGCATCGGCTGGGAGGTGCTCATCGAGTTCGTGGAGGGAGACCCGGACCGGCCCGTGTGCCTGGGGCGCCTCTACAACCCGCTGAACCCGCCGGACTACAGCCTGCCCGCGCAGAAGACGGTGTCCGGGCACCGCTCCAATTCGTCGCCCGGCGCGGGGGGCTCGAACGAGGTCAGCTTCGACGACTCGGCGGACAGCCAGCGCGTCTACGTCAATGGCGCCTACGACATCAACATCAAGGCCGCCAACGACAAGAGCGCCAAGGTCGCGGTGAACCAGAAGCGCACCATCGGCACGAATCGGGAGATGTCCGTCGGCGCCAACGAGAAGATGGCGGTCAAGGGCCTCCACAACGCGTCGGTGGGCAAGGACCACAAGGTCACCGTGGGCGCCAACCGCGCGGTCAAGGTCAGCGGCATCATCGGCGAGGAGATCACCGGCGCCGTCACGCTGAAGGTCGGCGGGCTGGAGAACATGCAGGTCGGCAACCCGGCGCAGGGGCTGCTCGAGAGCATCGAGTCCCTGGCCCTCGAGGCGGCGACCGCCCTGGCGGGCAAGGCGGCGAGCCGCGCCGAAGCCGCCTTGCTCGGGCCCCTCATGCCGGGGCTGAATGCCGCCCGGGAAGCGCTGGGCACCGCCGCGGAGCTGGCCGGCCCGGCAGCAGCCCTCTTCGGAGGCGACAACACCGCCGTGGCCGTCTTCGGCTCGGAGGTGGGCCAGCTCGCCGAGGATGGGAACCTGTCCCTCTCGAACGTCATGGCATCCGGCATGGCGCAAGCCGTGTCGAGCGGTGCGCTGACACGAGGGGGCGGAGGCGCGTCACCGCGCGGTGGTGGCACTGGGGGACAAGGCTTCGGGGGCTTCGGAGGGGGAAGTGGTGGCGGAGGCGGCGCGTCGGGGTCGTGGGACGCTCCGGCCACCGAGAACGCGGGTAGCGATGGAGGCAGTGGTGGAGGTGGAGTTGGCGGAGGCGGAGGTGGTGGTGGAGGCGGCGGAGGTGGAGGAGGCGGGGGAGGCGGCGGCGGAGGCGGCGGCCCCGGCACGTGGGGCACGACGGTCGAGGGCTCCGTCACCGAGAAGATCGGCGCGCTGGCGGTCATCAACGCCGTGACGGGAGTCTCGTTCGCGGTCGGCGGAGATTCGACGGAGACGGTGGGCGCGGCCCGTATCGAGTTGATCAACGGCGGCAAGAACGAGCAGGTGGGTATCGCGAAGCTCGAGACCGTGGGCGCGTACATGGTGAAGGTGGCCAAGGCGCTCGCCATCGATGCGAAGGGGGCCGTGGCCATCAACGTGGCCAGCCAGACCCAGGACATCACCGGAGGCCACTCCATCACCGCGGGCGCCGCGGGCATGGTGACCGCCGCCAACCTCAAGCTCGAGGCGTCCGGGAAGATCACCCTGACGTGTGGAGCCTCCGAGGTCGTCATCGATTCCAGCGGCGTGGCCATCAAGGGCGCGCTGGGCGTCACCATCGAAGGCACCTCCGAAATCAAGATGCACCCTCCCGCCATCATGCCGGGATGA
- a CDS encoding PAAR-like domain-containing protein, translated as MSVTALGMTVVGEKSKHTVVPMAPNMCHTPAAPSPLPMPYPITGDSGSLSVKCSNIEIESKHVHSSFCKTGNMKGNEPGVALTKDITVAGVNRGVAWGLPVPAVTVHFEGKPVCVTGNVGFGDSR; from the coding sequence ATGAGCGTCACCGCGCTTGGAATGACGGTCGTCGGAGAGAAGAGCAAGCACACCGTGGTGCCCATGGCGCCCAACATGTGCCACACGCCCGCGGCGCCCAGCCCGCTGCCCATGCCCTACCCCATCACCGGGGACTCGGGCTCGCTGAGCGTCAAGTGCAGCAACATCGAGATCGAGAGCAAGCACGTCCACAGCTCGTTCTGCAAGACGGGGAACATGAAGGGCAACGAGCCCGGCGTCGCGCTCACCAAGGACATCACCGTCGCGGGCGTCAACCGCGGCGTGGCGTGGGGACTGCCCGTCCCCGCCGTCACCGTGCACTTCGAGGGCAAGCCCGTCTGCGTGACGGGGAACGTGGGCTTCGGGGACTCCCGGTAG
- a CDS encoding DUF2169 family type VI secretion system accessory protein yields MNTPELLNGTSSTVALVPQLGMDGGILMVVLIKELFSISPGGARVTRVGGAQVRHADEPWDKKAPEASSIQLPADVCIRKPSTDVVVVGNAMSKGGQAVKQLDVHIEVGPVSKSLRVFGTRVWYRGALGMALGPPQPFTSVPLKWELAYGGFDASDSNKPPVEEARNPLGRGVARDSDALVNQPAPQIEDPRDLISSARTRPAPAGVGAIGRHWEPRRRYAGTADEKWMKERMPLQPLDFDERHNQCATPELICPEYLKGGEMVKLLNLSAGGAYHFALPRLHFAVTTRTDQGEKDYRPVLDTVLLRPSDEETLELTWRTVVPMPRPARRLHYIQVHEKEVLR; encoded by the coding sequence GTGAACACGCCCGAGCTGCTCAACGGCACCTCGTCCACGGTGGCCCTCGTTCCCCAACTGGGGATGGACGGAGGCATCCTGATGGTGGTCCTCATCAAGGAGCTCTTCTCCATCTCCCCGGGCGGCGCGCGGGTGACGCGCGTCGGTGGCGCCCAGGTCCGCCACGCCGACGAGCCCTGGGACAAGAAGGCGCCCGAGGCCAGCAGCATCCAGCTGCCCGCGGACGTGTGCATCCGCAAACCCTCCACGGATGTGGTGGTGGTGGGCAACGCCATGAGCAAGGGCGGCCAGGCCGTCAAACAACTGGATGTCCACATCGAGGTCGGCCCTGTCTCCAAGAGCCTGCGCGTGTTCGGCACCCGGGTCTGGTACCGGGGCGCGCTCGGGATGGCGCTGGGACCGCCGCAGCCGTTCACCAGCGTGCCCCTGAAGTGGGAGCTCGCATATGGGGGCTTCGACGCGAGTGACTCCAACAAGCCGCCCGTGGAGGAGGCGCGCAATCCCCTGGGCCGCGGCGTCGCGCGGGACTCGGACGCGCTGGTGAACCAGCCCGCTCCGCAGATCGAGGACCCACGCGACCTCATCTCCTCCGCCAGGACGCGGCCCGCGCCCGCCGGCGTGGGCGCCATCGGCAGACACTGGGAGCCCCGTCGTCGCTACGCGGGGACCGCGGACGAGAAGTGGATGAAGGAGCGCATGCCGCTGCAGCCGCTGGACTTCGATGAGCGCCACAACCAGTGCGCGACGCCCGAGCTCATCTGCCCCGAGTACCTGAAGGGGGGCGAGATGGTGAAGCTGCTCAACCTCTCCGCGGGTGGCGCCTATCACTTCGCGCTCCCGCGCCTGCACTTCGCCGTGACGACGCGGACGGACCAGGGGGAGAAGGACTACCGGCCGGTCCTGGACACGGTGCTGCTACGGCCCTCGGACGAGGAGACACTGGAGCTGACCTGGCGCACCGTGGTGCCCATGCCGCGCCCCGCGCGCCGCCTGCACTACATCCAGGTGCACGAGAAGGAGGTCCTCCGATGA
- a CDS encoding type VI immunity family protein encodes MSKLRGPGGDVLADNPEVTLTRYALGLTLYLDEPYVWATEGAAALLRRFLQLAPAERLTWYTTSTLPEWHRFTPRVADDVLASLSVSWADVRVRHLFTFRLVDDLGAPGLGFIYRELDAARGRRGFLQVLLPETLDPKQLLQLAKEIGERWPLLCGVGGYVGTWNEWVKSTAFWSLYRSSQRYLGLDIQDPDAMSWCVGEGLPGSNWLTLVGDGLAGKLGMDLAALKARSWTPEVHVHTLKGTTLIQAGEAPTLGDVNALEYPSAYAEVARVLELHFVKKPTEFWGGFQEEQKTGAWLRRFVFPEDLR; translated from the coding sequence ATGTCGAAGCTGCGTGGACCGGGGGGCGACGTGCTCGCGGACAACCCGGAGGTGACGCTGACGCGGTATGCCCTGGGGCTGACGCTGTACCTGGATGAGCCCTACGTCTGGGCCACCGAGGGTGCCGCGGCCCTGCTCCGGCGCTTCCTCCAACTGGCCCCCGCCGAGCGGCTCACCTGGTACACCACCTCCACGCTGCCGGAGTGGCACCGCTTCACGCCTCGGGTCGCCGATGACGTGCTCGCGTCCCTGTCCGTCTCCTGGGCCGATGTCCGCGTCAGGCACCTGTTCACGTTCCGCCTGGTGGATGACCTCGGCGCGCCGGGGCTCGGCTTCATCTACCGGGAGCTGGACGCGGCGCGGGGCCGCCGAGGCTTCCTCCAGGTGCTGCTGCCGGAGACCCTCGACCCGAAGCAACTGCTTCAACTGGCCAAGGAGATTGGCGAGCGCTGGCCCCTGCTCTGCGGCGTGGGCGGCTACGTGGGCACCTGGAACGAGTGGGTCAAGTCCACCGCGTTCTGGAGCCTGTACCGCTCCAGCCAGCGCTACCTCGGGCTCGACATCCAGGACCCGGATGCCATGTCCTGGTGCGTGGGCGAAGGGCTGCCCGGCAGCAACTGGCTCACGCTCGTGGGCGACGGCCTCGCCGGGAAGCTCGGGATGGACCTCGCCGCGCTCAAGGCCCGCTCCTGGACGCCCGAGGTCCACGTGCACACGCTGAAGGGGACCACGCTCATCCAGGCGGGCGAGGCCCCGACGCTCGGTGACGTCAACGCGCTCGAGTACCCCTCCGCCTATGCCGAGGTGGCGCGAGTACTGGAGCTCCACTTCGTCAAGAAGCCCACCGAGTTCTGGGGCGGCTTCCAGGAGGAGCAGAAGACAGGGGCCTGGCTGCGTCGGTTCGTCTTCCCGGAGGACCTGCGCTGA
- a CDS encoding Glu/Leu/Phe/Val family dehydrogenase has translation MASEENFMRAPAPTPKRTVYTEAMEIFHRAADLIKLDKRVRLELEEPDYEHIFYVTAKLKDRLVPLIPERAKQFADLPETQVRNKEGLEALANGSIILNGRALLGSDVAIRQGHLRLPDGKVYQLVPGESQRFKAYRVQHNQARGPYKGGLRYHREVSLDLFKALAAEMTWKTAIAEVPFGGGKGGIQIDPREYGREELEAITLRFMYRLKSLIGPNIDIPAPDVGTNPEIMALLYRQFSDGERERHNLRGIVTGKDVRIGGSEGRGKATGQGVAFCIEDYYADRGESVKGKTFVIQGFGNVGSHAAIIMHGMGARLLAVNDADGTIYNGDGIDVHALAAYVQDPKNLKRSVLGFPGAQRIEKKDLWDVQADILVPAALGGEITADIAERLKVKLIAEGANGPTTPEADRVLQKRGIELIPDIIANAGGVTVSYYEWIQNKRMERWSEAEVDQRLERAMKRNYRIIRDISRNQPRKTDMHDSRQYCVGEAVDSRCAAMILALKRIEAHYLLEGFSQ, from the coding sequence ATGGCCAGCGAAGAGAACTTCATGCGCGCTCCGGCGCCGACGCCGAAGCGCACCGTCTACACCGAGGCGATGGAGATCTTCCATCGGGCCGCCGACCTCATCAAGCTGGACAAGCGCGTCCGGCTGGAGCTCGAGGAGCCCGACTACGAGCACATCTTCTATGTGACGGCGAAGCTGAAGGATCGCCTCGTCCCGCTCATCCCCGAGCGCGCCAAGCAGTTCGCGGACCTGCCGGAGACGCAGGTGCGCAACAAGGAGGGCCTGGAGGCCCTGGCCAACGGCAGCATCATCCTCAACGGCCGCGCCCTGCTGGGCTCCGACGTGGCCATCCGCCAGGGCCACCTGCGCCTGCCGGACGGCAAGGTCTACCAGCTGGTCCCCGGCGAGTCCCAGCGCTTCAAGGCCTACCGCGTCCAGCACAACCAGGCCCGTGGCCCCTACAAGGGCGGCCTGCGCTACCACCGCGAGGTGTCCCTGGACCTCTTCAAGGCCCTGGCCGCGGAGATGACCTGGAAGACGGCCATCGCCGAGGTCCCCTTCGGCGGCGGCAAGGGCGGCATCCAGATCGACCCGCGCGAGTACGGCCGCGAGGAGCTGGAGGCCATCACCCTGCGCTTCATGTACCGGCTCAAGAGCCTCATCGGGCCGAACATCGACATCCCGGCCCCGGACGTGGGCACCAACCCGGAGATCATGGCGCTGCTGTACCGCCAGTTCTCCGACGGTGAGCGCGAGCGCCACAACCTGCGCGGCATCGTCACGGGCAAGGACGTGCGCATCGGCGGCTCCGAGGGCCGCGGCAAGGCCACCGGCCAGGGCGTCGCGTTCTGCATCGAGGACTACTACGCCGACCGCGGCGAGAGCGTGAAGGGCAAGACCTTCGTCATCCAGGGCTTCGGCAACGTGGGCAGCCACGCCGCCATCATCATGCACGGCATGGGCGCGCGCCTGCTGGCGGTCAACGACGCGGACGGCACCATCTACAACGGTGACGGCATCGACGTGCACGCGCTCGCCGCCTACGTGCAGGACCCCAAGAACCTCAAGCGCAGCGTGCTCGGCTTCCCGGGCGCCCAGCGCATCGAGAAGAAGGACCTGTGGGACGTCCAGGCGGACATCCTCGTCCCCGCCGCCCTGGGTGGAGAGATCACGGCGGACATCGCCGAGCGCCTCAAGGTCAAGCTCATCGCCGAGGGCGCCAACGGCCCCACCACCCCGGAGGCCGACCGCGTCCTGCAGAAGCGCGGCATCGAGCTCATCCCGGACATCATCGCCAACGCCGGCGGCGTGACGGTGAGCTACTACGAGTGGATCCAGAACAAGCGCATGGAGCGCTGGAGCGAGGCCGAGGTCGACCAGCGCCTCGAGCGCGCGATGAAGCGCAACTACCGCATCATCCGCGACATCTCCCGCAACCAGCCGCGCAAGACGGACATGCACGACAGCCGCCAGTACTGCGTCGGCGAGGCCGTGGACAGCCGCTGCGCCGCGATGATCCTCGCGCTCAAGCGCATCGAGGCCCACTACCTGCTCGAGGGCTTCTCGCAGTAG
- a CDS encoding PilZ domain-containing protein has protein sequence MFERPQERRSHLRFDKVFTVYLTTQDGMMRGVGRNISARGMFVEVRDAVGLGEKLKVTFAGEDGTEMTCLCEVRYQVALAFGRKDGREGSSRGVGLRIVAYETHDDAPLLLVDRERVMH, from the coding sequence GTGTTCGAGCGTCCGCAAGAGCGCCGCAGTCACCTGCGCTTCGACAAGGTCTTCACCGTCTACCTCACCACCCAGGACGGGATGATGAGGGGGGTGGGGCGCAACATCAGCGCGCGAGGCATGTTCGTGGAGGTCCGCGACGCGGTGGGCCTGGGAGAGAAGCTGAAGGTGACGTTCGCGGGCGAGGACGGCACGGAGATGACGTGCCTGTGCGAGGTGCGCTACCAGGTGGCGCTGGCGTTCGGCCGCAAGGACGGGCGCGAGGGCTCCAGCCGCGGGGTGGGCCTGCGAATCGTGGCGTACGAGACGCACGACGACGCGCCGCTGCTGCTGGTGGACCGCGAGCGGGTGATGCACTGA
- a CDS encoding DUF6066 family protein: MSRFLVAAVALLLPTLALADVDPRFAKLRDEAEPLGGLGAFLEKYIGACEGALVDPKCKSDAEAFRKKYQGKRLYMIIGEDDATMLSPGPYNPGAGEYTINITPFFPGGRYALTHGAPKKQDGNGNPVLPFLTVTGTLPEGWNGSIFSRMFSMRQVRAQVVFTPQAVWSLPKKGGGKNHGVTARIDGLILTEGRTGHPLGLWLNGKDANASR, encoded by the coding sequence TTGAGCCGCTTTCTGGTCGCCGCCGTCGCCCTCCTCCTGCCCACCCTGGCCCTGGCCGACGTGGACCCGCGCTTCGCCAAGCTGCGCGACGAAGCCGAGCCGCTGGGAGGCCTGGGGGCCTTCCTCGAGAAGTACATCGGCGCGTGTGAAGGGGCGCTGGTGGACCCGAAGTGCAAGTCGGACGCGGAGGCCTTCCGCAAGAAGTACCAGGGCAAGCGGCTGTACATGATCATCGGCGAGGACGACGCGACCATGCTGTCGCCGGGGCCGTACAACCCGGGCGCCGGGGAGTACACCATCAACATCACCCCGTTCTTCCCGGGCGGCCGCTACGCGCTCACCCACGGCGCCCCGAAGAAGCAGGACGGCAACGGCAACCCGGTGCTGCCCTTCCTCACCGTCACGGGCACGCTGCCGGAGGGGTGGAACGGCTCCATCTTCTCGCGCATGTTCTCCATGCGGCAGGTGCGCGCCCAGGTCGTCTTCACGCCGCAGGCCGTGTGGTCCCTGCCGAAGAAGGGCGGCGGGAAGAACCACGGCGTGACGGCCCGCATCGACGGGCTCATCCTCACCGAGGGCCGCACGGGCCACCCGCTGGGCCTGTGGCTCAACGGCAAGGACGCCAACGCCAGCCGCTAG